TTGCCGTTTTGGGTATAGGTTTGTTCATTTCCAACCTTTCGGACACGCAACAGCAGGCGATGTTTATCACCTTTTTCTTCGTCATCATTTTTATCCTCATGTGTGGTTTGTTCACTCCCATTGAGAGTATGCCAAAATGGGCGCAATACTTGACACTTCCCAACCCTTTGGCGCATTTTGTAAATGTGATGCGCTCTGTTCTATTGAAGGGAAGTGGTTTTGCGGATGTGGCGCACAATTTTCGGGCAATGGCGGTTTTGGCGGTGGTATTCAATGTGTTGGCGGTGGCGAGTTATCGGAAGGTGGAGTGATATTGGACTGTTGTTTAAGATGATAGAAATGGTAGGAGAGGAGCGAGATATGAAATTATAAATTTATACTTCAAAATCAAGGTAAAAGACTATGCGACTTTGGACATTTCAAGCAAAGCAGTCTATTGAAGAGCTTCTAAAGGAAGGTATTTTGACTGCTAAATGGGAAAGGTATAACAGCCCTACTTGGAAACGAGCGTATGAATGGATGCGGGATCAAATGGAAATGAAATCTATTGACTGCAAAGGCAATGCACCGATTTGGGCGTGGCATTCTTGTGGTGGTGTTTATGGCAAAAGCCCAACTTTGGAGGATGCGAGTAATTTGTTGAGTTTGTTGGAAATTGAAAGTGGGGTACAAACCATTGAATTTGAATGTCCTGATGAATTCGCCCTTTTGAGTAGTTACGGAGCTTGGAACAATGAGGTCTTGGATTATTTCATCATCGGAGTAAAAGAGGTCATTTTACCTACCCAAAAATTGAAGGAACTTTTTGAAGTCAGTCCCCAAAACCTTCACGAATCCGATTCTATTCAAGCTACTTTGCCTTTTTTATTGAAGGAGTGGGTAGTCGACATTCGCCCTTTGAAGTTGAAGGCAGATGTGGATTTTGAATTTGATGAAGGTGAATTAGTTTGATGAAGGTGTTGCTTTTTTCCTGCCTTTTCTACAACAAGATTCTCTAAAACAATTTTTCATGTAAAATTGTAGTATCTTGTAGAAATCAAATAAAAAAACAAGGGGATGAAACGGTCATTTGAGAATTGGTTGTGGGAGGATTTAGAACGAGAATTTGGTATTGAACAACAATCACTTGCATTGATGGACAGTTGGTTATACAATCAAGTAATCATTACCGACAAAGAAGCAGAACAATTGACCCATTTGAGTGAAATTTTTAATCGCTATTATGAAGATTGGAATGAGGATGAACTCAAAATGCAATTTATTGCACCTTTGTTGTTGGTGATTGATTATTACGATACAGGTTACACGCCTTTTTCACAGCGAAATTTAGCAGCAGAGGTGGGAAATTGGGAATTGTATGGGCGGGTAGATTGGATGTTGGCAAAAGGCAGACAGATACCTCGCAAACCTTATCTTTTTATCCATGAA
The Chitinophagales bacterium genome window above contains:
- a CDS encoding DUF3841 domain-containing protein, with product MRLWTFQAKQSIEELLKEGILTAKWERYNSPTWKRAYEWMRDQMEMKSIDCKGNAPIWAWHSCGGVYGKSPTLEDASNLLSLLEIESGVQTIEFECPDEFALLSSYGAWNNEVLDYFIIGVKEVILPTQKLKELFEVSPQNLHESDSIQATLPFLLKEWVVDIRPLKLKADVDFEFDEGELV